A genomic region of Saprospiraceae bacterium contains the following coding sequences:
- a CDS encoding EamA family transporter has product MAGFIYHHSVYVFLSTRNEISTTGMDFLYLILLSYVCTVVSYVLALKSLHHLSAFSSMLAFNLEPIYGIILAILVFSEHKEFNTYFYIGATILILSVFLHRFYRKMESKTIPGN; this is encoded by the coding sequence ATGGCTGGTTTTATCTATCATCATTCCGTTTATGTATTTCTATCAACCCGAAATGAAATTTCTACCACAGGAATGGATTTTCTTTACCTGATCTTGTTATCATATGTATGCACTGTAGTGTCTTATGTTTTGGCACTCAAATCATTACACCACCTGAGCGCTTTTTCATCCATGCTGGCCTTTAATCTGGAACCCATTTACGGGATTATTTTGGCCATACTCGTCTTTAGTGAACATAAAGAATTTAATACCTATTTTTACATAGGTGCTACGATATTGATCTTAAGTGTTTTTCTCCACCGATTTTACAGAAAAATGGAATCCAAAACAATTCCCGGAAATTGA
- a CDS encoding T9SS type A sorting domain-containing protein: MHQKRTYISCISSNIYLHVINFPNERGLACDFNHRAIELPVNCGIGLPNFANFNLDTEIGSNCDSLTATNNFSTSNKFIIYPNPSEGHLKIENTKLNNANYYEIQIYDISGKLIERIKCLHIKINGIMI; this comes from the coding sequence ATGCACCAGAAAAGGACATATATAAGTTGTATTTCAAGCAATATATATTTACATGTAATTAATTTTCCAAATGAACGTGGACTAGCTTGTGATTTTAATCATCGTGCTATTGAATTACCGGTAAATTGTGGGATAGGACTTCCGAATTTTGCAAATTTTAATCTTGATACTGAAATTGGGAGCAATTGTGATAGCTTAACTGCAACAAATAATTTTTCTACTAGCAATAAATTTATCATTTATCCCAACCCATCTGAGGGACATTTGAAGATCGAAAATACAAAGTTAAATAACGCTAATTATTATGAAATTCAAATATATGACATCTCAGGTAAACTTATCGAAAGAATCAAATGTCTGCACATCAAAATAAATGGGATTATGATTTAG
- the tnpB gene encoding IS66 family insertion sequence element accessory protein TnpB, with amino-acid sequence MIPFTCGHRYFLYTGIADFRKSYDGLFGIIKSIMQSNPLSGDVYLFTNKRRNQIRMMVYDTGGLVLLSKRLDRVLLKLWNRKLIL; translated from the coding sequence TTGATTCCGTTTACTTGCGGACACCGGTATTTTCTATATACCGGTATTGCAGATTTCCGCAAAAGCTATGACGGACTGTTTGGAATTATAAAATCAATCATGCAAAGTAATCCATTGAGCGGTGACGTATATCTATTTACTAATAAACGACGTAATCAAATACGGATGATGGTTTACGATACCGGAGGATTAGTATTATTGAGCAAGCGTTTAGATAGAGTACTTTTGAAATTATGGAATCGCAAACTAATCCTATAA
- a CDS encoding transposase: MESQTNPIKLNISWTQLMCMQGIKLSSIRYRKRHIIGDKYLSVMNTIKEFLDKNVESILPASAIGKAFGYAIKRWDKLLAYTVHGEVEIDNNLIENTIRPLALGRKNYLFAGSEEFAQR; encoded by the coding sequence ATGGAATCGCAAACTAATCCTATAAAATTGAACATTAGTTGGACGCAATTAATGTGTATGCAGGGCATTAAACTGAGCAGTATTCGTTATAGAAAACGACATATAATCGGCGACAAATATTTAAGTGTAATGAATACCATTAAGGAATTTCTTGATAAAAATGTAGAATCTATACTACCAGCCAGTGCAATTGGAAAAGCCTTTGGATATGCAATCAAACGATGGGATAAGTTACTGGCATATACAGTTCATGGTGAAGTAGAAATTGATAATAACCTTATAGAAAATACTATCCGTCCTTTGGCTCTGGGTAGAAAGAATTATTTGTTTGCAGGTTCTGAGGAATTTGCTCAAAGATGA
- a CDS encoding transposase domain-containing protein, producing the protein MFATCKLHDINPYEWLTDFFHRIKDHPINRISELLPQNWCRSTTKKNIEIVT; encoded by the coding sequence TTGTTTGCAACTTGCAAGCTCCATGACATTAACCCATATGAATGGTTAACCGATTTCTTCCACAGAATTAAAGACCATCCTATAAATCGTATCTCAGAACTACTTCCGCAAAATTGGTGCAGGTCAACCACGAAGAAGAACATTGAGATTGTTACCTAA
- a CDS encoding helix-turn-helix transcriptional regulator → MKNFRIKSNLYLSVRELEISKLVVSGKSSKQIASILNLSVHTVNTHRRNIINRVGAKNLAEVLYKLVKIGLI, encoded by the coding sequence ATGAAAAACTTTAGAATAAAAAGTAATTTATATCTTTCAGTAAGAGAATTAGAAATTTCTAAATTAGTAGTTAGCGGTAAGTCCAGCAAGCAAATTGCGAGTATTTTAAATCTTTCAGTTCATACTGTGAATACTCACAGGAGAAATATAATAAATAGAGTTGGAGCCAAGAATTTGGCTGAAGTCCTGTATAAGTTGGTGAAAATAGGACTTATTTAG
- a CDS encoding lantibiotic dehydratase has translation MPIESIAKFIFSELDVIKFCKSDVKYLEAIYLSSPDLYFEFVKILNGNLKSNKQRNKILLSVTKYLLRMATKCTPFGVLSKSSIGGISQNKIGKQILSDEVQRIVQLDTSLVNKLTKYLQSFPQFRELLNYYPNNTIYRVNNEICFFSCHLDESNSQYSISRIEESDLLDTILNWSKDGIIYKELLGLIRNKFSVQNASSILDGLIDKEFLISDYEKT, from the coding sequence TTGCCAATTGAGAGCATAGCAAAATTTATTTTTTCAGAGTTAGATGTAATTAAGTTTTGCAAATCAGATGTGAAATATTTAGAGGCTATTTATTTATCATCTCCAGATTTGTATTTTGAATTTGTAAAAATCTTAAACGGAAATTTAAAGTCAAATAAGCAAAGGAATAAGATATTGTTATCTGTGACAAAATATCTTTTAAGAATGGCTACTAAATGTACACCATTTGGAGTACTTTCTAAAAGTTCAATTGGTGGAATCAGCCAAAATAAGATTGGAAAACAAATATTGTCTGACGAAGTACAAAGAATAGTTCAACTTGACACTTCATTAGTTAACAAGTTGACTAAATATTTACAAAGTTTCCCACAATTTAGAGAATTACTTAATTACTATCCAAATAATACCATTTATAGAGTAAATAATGAAATTTGTTTTTTTAGTTGTCATCTGGATGAGAGTAACTCTCAATATTCTATTTCTAGGATAGAAGAGTCAGATTTATTAGATACTATATTAAATTGGTCCAAGGATGGAATTATTTATAAAGAACTCTTAGGTTTAATACGTAATAAATTTTCTGTTCAAAATGCAAGCTCTATACTAGATGGATTGATAGATAAGGAATTTCTAATTAGTGACTATGAAAAAACTTAA
- a CDS encoding lantibiotic dehydratase, whose protein sequence is MLKAELVLKDASKILNNLQLGNGILMYEELYNLFRSLSISIERNKILYINSICDLKESNLNVKIVEEISEVIEIVSYFINQRQNVALEKFIIEYQNRYQEQELPLAQVLDPINGIGYILSESNLYVEKLIAEYLLLEDNNKVEKDIKSNSCSDIDLYLIELYVKAVKNSSYQIEISLDDIKDKLILKNNLSKTISILVNFVNVDHTLNKYWIHFKDISSFAIRSLSRFSLFNSEISDICENLSNIESDVSNNSIRAEIIHVPNLKVANIMQRKIFYQNEISLITRNKDFKNTQINYNDLFISIQNNRIVLRSKKLNKKVLPSLSNAYNFNITEFPVFKFLCELQYQDVSEGWEFNWGILDKQIGFMPRVIYKNVIISRAMWRFNKKEFDHIFRGIVIDKVSNFNKFRKLHKIPQMVLIKTTEGELFLNLKSIQCIEILLNVAKKLKDLEILTLYENLMQYGFSNVSDSNGSYENEYLFSFINSNNNSVNNENYSEIKFDKYDKKRNYLARKFLPDSEWLFYCIFCNKFNSDKILLLFKSLYIKECKLFLNIDKWFYKV, encoded by the coding sequence TTGTTAAAAGCTGAATTAGTCTTGAAAGATGCTAGTAAGATTCTTAATAATTTGCAATTAGGAAATGGAATATTAATGTACGAAGAGTTATACAATTTATTTAGATCATTATCAATAAGTATAGAAAGAAATAAAATTTTATATATTAATTCGATTTGTGACCTAAAAGAAAGTAATTTGAATGTAAAAATTGTTGAAGAAATATCTGAAGTTATAGAAATAGTATCTTATTTTATAAACCAGCGCCAAAATGTAGCACTTGAAAAATTTATAATAGAATATCAAAATAGATATCAAGAGCAAGAATTACCCCTTGCTCAAGTACTTGATCCAATTAATGGTATAGGTTATATATTAAGCGAGTCAAATTTGTATGTGGAAAAGTTAATAGCAGAATATTTATTATTGGAAGACAACAACAAAGTAGAGAAAGACATCAAATCTAATAGTTGTAGTGATATTGATTTGTATTTGATTGAATTGTATGTGAAAGCAGTTAAAAATAGTAGTTATCAAATTGAAATTTCCTTAGATGATATTAAAGATAAATTAATATTAAAAAATAATTTATCTAAGACTATTTCTATATTAGTAAATTTTGTAAATGTTGATCACACTTTAAATAAATATTGGATTCATTTTAAAGATATTTCCTCATTTGCAATACGTTCGCTGTCAAGATTTTCATTATTTAATTCAGAAATTAGTGATATTTGTGAAAATTTATCGAATATTGAATCTGATGTATCAAATAATTCAATTAGAGCAGAAATTATACATGTGCCAAATTTAAAAGTGGCAAATATTATGCAGAGAAAAATATTTTATCAAAATGAAATTTCTCTAATAACCAGGAATAAGGATTTTAAAAACACTCAAATAAATTATAATGATTTATTTATATCTATTCAAAATAATAGAATTGTATTAAGATCAAAAAAACTTAACAAGAAAGTTTTACCAAGTCTTTCTAACGCATATAATTTTAATATTACTGAATTCCCTGTATTTAAATTTCTATGTGAACTACAATATCAAGATGTATCTGAAGGGTGGGAATTTAATTGGGGTATTTTAGATAAGCAAATAGGTTTTATGCCAAGGGTAATTTATAAAAATGTAATTATTTCCAGGGCTATGTGGCGATTCAATAAAAAGGAATTTGATCATATTTTCAGAGGAATAGTTATTGATAAAGTAAGTAATTTTAACAAGTTTAGAAAACTACATAAGATACCTCAAATGGTATTAATTAAAACGACCGAAGGTGAATTATTTCTTAATTTAAAGTCTATTCAATGTATTGAAATATTGCTTAATGTTGCTAAGAAGCTCAAAGATCTAGAAATATTGACATTATATGAAAACCTCATGCAGTATGGGTTCTCTAATGTTAGTGATTCCAATGGTTCTTATGAAAATGAATATTTATTTTCATTCATAAATAGTAATAATAATTCGGTTAATAATGAAAACTATTCAGAAATTAAGTTTGATAAGTATGATAAGAAAAGAAATTATTTAGCGCGTAAATTTCTTCCAGATAGTGAATGGTTATTTTATTGTATCTTTTGTAATAAATTTAATTCAGATAAAATACTTCTGCTATTTAAAAGCCTATACATAAAAGAATGTAAATTATTTCTCAATATTGATAAATGGTTTTATAAGGTATAA
- a CDS encoding thiopeptide-type bacteriocin biosynthesis protein, with the protein MPSYHLRFRFHFKNGNICSELKTLITNFILRCESEKLVWKIQIETYEREVEKYGTNSIELAEKLFSNDSRSVLTLINQQFLNFDIKTKLLVGLKSVDMFLKDFNLNHYDCVNFTSFYINQLNNSDGTSIAIKSLQKKYYLEIKESMSKILEHNILNNDSSMAILASLNLRSHENRLITAQLIKNVSPEKLMEYLRSYIHMNLNRIFIDNHKKYENLIYYILNKYYISRYNKLNLLKN; encoded by the coding sequence GTGCCATCATATCACTTGCGATTTAGATTTCATTTCAAAAATGGTAATATTTGCTCAGAATTAAAAACATTAATTACAAATTTTATTTTAAGATGTGAATCTGAAAAATTAGTTTGGAAAATTCAAATTGAGACATATGAAAGAGAGGTAGAGAAATATGGAACTAATAGCATTGAATTAGCGGAAAAATTATTTAGCAATGATAGTAGATCTGTTTTAACACTTATTAATCAACAATTTTTAAATTTTGATATAAAAACAAAATTATTGGTTGGATTAAAATCAGTCGATATGTTTTTAAAAGATTTTAACTTAAATCATTATGATTGTGTCAACTTTACATCATTCTATATCAATCAATTAAACAATAGTGATGGGACAAGCATTGCTATAAAGTCTTTACAAAAAAAGTATTATTTAGAGATAAAGGAAAGTATGAGCAAAATTCTAGAGCATAATATTCTAAATAATGATAGCAGTATGGCAATACTAGCTTCACTTAATTTAAGATCTCATGAAAATAGACTAATCACTGCTCAACTGATAAAAAATGTTTCTCCTGAGAAATTAATGGAATACTTGAGAAGCTATATACACATGAACTTGAATAGAATATTTATTGATAATCACAAAAAATATGAAAATTTAATATATTACATATTAAATAAATATTATATATCTAGATATAATAAATTAAATTTACTAAAAAATTAA
- the tnpB gene encoding IS66 family insertion sequence element accessory protein TnpB: protein MIPFTSGHRYFLYTGITDFRKSYDGLFGIIKSIMQSNPLSGDVYLFTNKRRNQIRMMVYDTGGLVLLSKRLDRGTFEIMESQTNHIKLNISWTQLMCIMQGIKLNSIRYRKRHIIGEKYLKNNYVN, encoded by the coding sequence TTGATTCCGTTTACTAGCGGACACCGGTATTTTCTATATACCGGTATTACAGATTTCCGCAAAAGTTATGACGGACTGTTTGGAATTATTAAATCAATCATGCAAAGTAATCCATTGAGCGGTGACGTATATCTATTTACTAATAAACGGCGTAATCAAATACGGATGATGGTTTACGATACCGGAGGATTAGTATTATTGAGCAAGCGTTTAGATAGAGGTACCTTTGAAATTATGGAATCGCAAACTAATCATATAAAATTGAACATCAGTTGGACGCAATTAATGTGTATCATGCAGGGCATTAAATTGAACAGTATTCGTTATAGAAAGAGACATATAATTGGTGAAAAATATTTGAAAAATAATTATGTAAATTGA
- a CDS encoding IS66 family transposase zinc-finger binding domain-containing protein encodes MKINCDLVVVIQDSNKEITNEYLLTQIAEYKKENEYLRQELAQLKRFIFGAKSERFISNEPPLPPNTLFTQVNEEEQPLENLTERITHTREKAVHKRGGRKELPDHLRREVIVLEPEGKTDDMKCIGKNVTEELEYIPGVIYVNRYERPKYKDPKSEKIIIAPMPSRVVDKCIAGPDFMTYAIIGKYLDHNPYYRFLQQLKRMHQVDIP; translated from the coding sequence TTGAAAATAAATTGCGATCTTGTTGTTGTGATACAAGATTCAAATAAAGAAATTACAAATGAATATTTGCTTACGCAAATTGCAGAATACAAGAAGGAAAACGAATACTTACGCCAAGAATTAGCGCAATTAAAACGATTCATATTTGGAGCAAAATCGGAGCGATTCATAAGCAACGAACCACCTCTCCCACCGAATACATTATTTACACAAGTGAACGAGGAGGAGCAACCATTAGAAAATTTAACTGAAAGAATAACCCACACCAGAGAAAAGGCAGTACACAAACGCGGAGGAAGGAAAGAACTGCCAGATCACTTAAGGCGAGAAGTCATTGTACTGGAGCCAGAGGGGAAAACGGATGATATGAAATGTATTGGCAAAAATGTCACTGAAGAATTGGAGTACATTCCAGGAGTCATCTATGTCAATCGCTACGAAAGACCTAAATACAAAGACCCAAAGTCAGAAAAAATAATCATTGCTCCGATGCCTTCGAGAGTAGTTGATAAATGCATAGCTGGTCCAGATTTTATGACTTATGCTATTATTGGAAAGTATTTGGATCATAACCCATATTATAGATTCCTCCAACAACTCAAAAGAATGCATCAAGTGGATATCCCTTGA
- a CDS encoding IS66 family transposase: MEPIFGAHQKEVLSANYLQTDESPIKVQSDEVKGKCHLGYMWVSRDPQNNLVLFTYQKGRSAEYFNNHIQGFKGKLQTDGYSVYESCDKNPDFNMFSCWAHARRYFEQALDNDKQRADYVLRQIQILYKIEESAKEQKLSKEERQKWRQENAIPVLNTIKEFLDKNVESILPASAIGKAFVYAIKRWDKLLAYTVHSEVEIDNNLIENAIRPLALGRKNYLFAGSEESAHRSAMVYSLFATCKLHDINPYDWLTDVFHRIKDHPINRISELLPQNWCRSTAKKNIEIVA, from the coding sequence TTGGAGCCCATTTTTGGTGCTCATCAAAAAGAAGTTCTATCCGCTAATTATTTACAAACGGATGAAAGCCCAATCAAAGTGCAATCAGATGAAGTAAAAGGAAAATGTCATTTAGGATATATGTGGGTCAGCAGAGATCCACAAAATAATTTAGTCCTATTTACTTATCAAAAAGGAAGGTCAGCTGAATATTTTAATAATCATATCCAGGGATTTAAAGGTAAGTTACAAACAGACGGTTATAGCGTTTATGAATCCTGTGATAAAAATCCGGATTTTAATATGTTCAGTTGCTGGGCACATGCCAGAAGATATTTTGAACAAGCACTTGATAATGACAAACAGCGCGCAGATTACGTGTTAAGGCAAATTCAAATTCTTTATAAAATTGAGGAATCTGCCAAAGAACAAAAACTATCCAAAGAAGAACGACAAAAATGGCGACAGGAAAATGCCATTCCGGTTTTGAATACTATTAAAGAATTTCTTGATAAAAATGTAGAATCTATACTTCCAGCCAGTGCAATTGGAAAAGCCTTTGTATATGCAATCAAACGATGGGATAAGCTACTGGCATATACAGTTCATAGTGAAGTAGAAATTGATAATAACCTTATAGAAAATGCTATCCGTCCTTTGGCTCTGGGTAGAAAGAATTATTTGTTTGCAGGTTCTGAGGAATCAGCCCATAGATCAGCTATGGTTTATTCCTTGTTTGCTACTTGCAAGCTCCATGACATTAACCCATATGATTGGTTAACCGATGTCTTCCACAGAATTAAGGATCATCCTATAAATCGTATCTCAGAACTACTTCCGCAGAATTGGTGCAGGTCAACCGCGAAGAAGAACATTGAGATTGTTGCCTAA
- a CDS encoding T9SS type A sorting domain-containing protein, which yields MCIFEEHIFISNSIPNFPRVNDINSNCFAIVLYPSPFKDYITIELIKNLKEYVICKIISQHGHVLYDSKIKYGKSIIHTANWVPGFYFIQFSNKNGFVNSLRVIKI from the coding sequence TTGTGTATATTTGAAGAACATATCTTCATTTCAAATTCAATACCTAACTTTCCAAGAGTCAATGACATAAATTCAAATTGTTTTGCCATAGTTTTATATCCCTCTCCTTTTAAAGATTATATAACTATAGAATTAATAAAAAATTTGAAGGAATATGTAATCTGTAAAATAATTAGTCAACATGGGCATGTTCTTTATGATTCAAAAATCAAGTATGGTAAGTCAATTATACATACGGCTAATTGGGTTCCAGGATTTTATTTTATACAATTCAGTAATAAAAACGGGTTCGTCAATTCATTAAGAGTAATTAAGATATAA
- a CDS encoding leucyl/phenylalanyl-tRNA--protein transferase translates to MQEYKLNESHYLIPDLADGIYDGLLMVGGSLEFEQLLVAYLNGIFPWYNEGQQIMWFAPIPRLVLFPKKLKIAKSLKLLMKKNIFQYSVDCNFLDVMLQCKTVARHGEHGSWIHGDIIQAFSDLHEKGLAHSLEIWKDGDLVGGLYGLALGNMFCGESMFFKESNASKIALAALCIELIRRKFKFIDCQQDTPHMKSMGAELLELEEFQNLLEQNKKHALIGQSWKQDPRPITSDDLMQFT, encoded by the coding sequence ATGCAGGAATACAAACTCAACGAAAGTCATTATTTAATTCCGGACCTTGCAGATGGCATTTACGACGGCTTACTCATGGTAGGCGGGAGTCTGGAGTTTGAACAATTGCTGGTGGCTTATCTCAATGGAATTTTTCCCTGGTACAATGAAGGCCAGCAAATCATGTGGTTTGCTCCCATTCCCAGGCTGGTGCTGTTTCCAAAGAAACTGAAGATCGCGAAGAGTTTGAAATTATTGATGAAGAAAAATATTTTTCAATACAGTGTGGATTGCAATTTTTTGGATGTGATGCTTCAATGCAAAACGGTGGCCCGGCATGGTGAACACGGAAGCTGGATCCACGGCGATATCATTCAAGCTTTTTCAGATTTACATGAAAAGGGTTTGGCGCATTCCCTAGAAATATGGAAAGACGGCGATTTGGTTGGAGGTTTGTATGGTCTGGCGCTTGGAAATATGTTTTGTGGCGAATCGATGTTTTTCAAAGAAAGTAATGCTTCCAAAATTGCTTTGGCTGCATTATGTATCGAACTCATCAGACGGAAATTTAAGTTTATCGATTGTCAACAGGATACACCACATATGAAATCAATGGGTGCTGAACTCCTTGAACTGGAAGAGTTTCAAAATCTGCTGGAACAGAATAAAAAGCATGCCCTTATCGGACAATCCTGGAAACAAGACCCTCGTCCTATTACTTCAGATGATCTGATGCAATTCACTTAA
- a CDS encoding T9SS type A sorting domain-containing protein, with product MTYGSNGKKIYKTIDGGVSWINLTTAVLNDVRISDILHAYGTDGGIYLGTHRGVFYRNNVMSDWFPYSKGLPFSAETNRLKPFYKEGKLRNGCWGFGVWEIDLFESSRTLPKIMADKLRSACLRDTFYFDDYSVLHHANTQWMWNFEDVAYQSGMDTRTPKVVFKSPGLKKIKMQIDNPSGVFTDSLYVEVGSACEKDSLPGYALELDGVAAHAQIPALDVSTNNISFMAWVKSTSVQKNWAGILFSRDNSQAAGLSVLSNGELRYHWNSGGYNWSSQARLDQNEWTHVAMVVEPGSVTIYKNGTAYKHVTTVNEHTFVSPFAIGADLNGTDRYFNGQIDEVCFYDRALSQSEIREIMHLTRTHTQESGLKRYYQFNENEGLVLDRQGVSHVSLNATAQRLPSTAPVGPGRSQRLDIRSRGVYTFDKTGVEITTEDGGVFPNGELCLSRINYIPENNFDPNGNPTSPSYWILHNYGAQKSFSSFKSMKFDSIGFISNASPISDYALYKRNPNADTASWNFSSQASLLFPSSNGNVVFEPSRVQEEGQFLLTKSAHDTVIVSTTQKGSPSKEYFIMIYPNPSLGNQKCTLHSNIAQPVRFKLLDNNGRVLIRKTFSGHSEFELTDLPVGSYHCIFETDQKLSFLKLMVTK from the coding sequence GTGACGTATGGGTCCAATGGTAAAAAAATATATAAAACTATTGATGGAGGTGTGTCCTGGATCAATCTGACCACAGCCGTTTTAAATGATGTAAGGATTTCAGATATACTTCATGCTTATGGTACAGATGGCGGAATTTATCTCGGTACACATCGCGGTGTTTTTTATCGGAACAATGTTATGAGCGATTGGTTTCCGTATTCAAAAGGATTGCCTTTCAGTGCGGAGACCAACAGGTTGAAGCCTTTTTATAAGGAGGGAAAACTACGCAATGGTTGTTGGGGATTTGGAGTTTGGGAAATTGATTTATTCGAATCTTCAAGAACTTTACCTAAAATCATGGCTGATAAATTGCGTTCTGCATGCCTGAGAGATACGTTTTATTTTGACGATTACTCGGTATTGCATCATGCGAATACCCAATGGATGTGGAATTTTGAAGATGTTGCATATCAATCAGGGATGGACACGCGAACCCCGAAAGTAGTTTTTAAATCTCCGGGATTGAAAAAAATTAAGATGCAGATTGACAATCCATCTGGAGTTTTCACAGACAGTTTATATGTGGAAGTCGGAAGTGCTTGTGAGAAAGACAGTTTGCCGGGATATGCATTGGAATTGGATGGAGTCGCTGCACATGCGCAAATTCCGGCATTGGATGTTTCAACAAACAACATCAGTTTTATGGCCTGGGTCAAGTCTACATCAGTGCAAAAAAACTGGGCCGGTATTTTATTTTCGAGAGACAATAGTCAAGCCGCAGGATTAAGTGTGTTGAGTAACGGTGAACTGCGCTATCATTGGAATTCAGGCGGATACAATTGGAGTTCGCAAGCCAGATTAGATCAAAACGAATGGACGCATGTTGCGATGGTGGTTGAACCGGGTTCCGTTACGATATACAAAAATGGAACCGCGTACAAACATGTTACAACGGTTAACGAACATACGTTCGTTAGTCCATTTGCAATCGGTGCTGATTTAAATGGCACAGATCGCTATTTCAATGGACAAATAGACGAAGTTTGTTTTTATGATCGTGCCCTAAGTCAAAGTGAAATCAGAGAAATCATGCACCTGACGCGAACGCACACCCAGGAAAGTGGCCTCAAACGTTATTATCAATTTAATGAGAACGAAGGTCTGGTACTGGATCGACAGGGAGTTTCTCACGTGTCCCTCAATGCAACAGCACAACGTCTTCCTTCTACCGCGCCTGTTGGACCCGGTCGGAGCCAGCGATTAGATATTCGGTCCAGAGGAGTCTACACATTTGATAAAACGGGAGTCGAAATCACAACTGAAGATGGTGGAGTTTTTCCAAATGGTGAACTTTGTTTGAGCAGAATCAACTACATTCCGGAAAACAACTTTGATCCCAATGGAAACCCAACTTCGCCTTCTTATTGGATCTTACATAATTATGGGGCGCAGAAAAGTTTTTCATCTTTTAAAAGTATGAAATTTGATAGCATCGGTTTTATTTCAAATGCATCTCCAATCTCCGACTATGCGCTTTATAAAAGAAATCCGAATGCGGATACGGCTTCCTGGAATTTTTCAAGTCAGGCCAGTTTACTCTTTCCATCGTCTAATGGAAATGTTGTTTTTGAGCCCTCGCGTGTTCAGGAAGAAGGTCAGTTCTTGCTTACAAAATCAGCACATGATACTGTTATCGTTAGCACAACACAAAAGGGAAGTCCATCGAAGGAATACTTTATAATGATTTATCCCAACCCAAGTTTGGGAAATCAAAAGTGTACACTCCATTCTAATATAGCTCAGCCGGTCCGTTTTAAACTTTTGGATAATAACGGGAGAGTTTTGATCAGAAAAACTTTTTCCGGACATAGTGAGTTTGAGTTAACGGATTTGCCGGTTGGAAGCTATCATTGCATATTTGAAACGGATCAAAAATTATCTTTTTTAAAACTGATGGTTACTAAATAA